A genomic window from Vitis riparia cultivar Riparia Gloire de Montpellier isolate 1030 chromosome 18, EGFV_Vit.rip_1.0, whole genome shotgun sequence includes:
- the LOC117905612 gene encoding tryptophan aminotransferase-related protein 3-like, which produces MGKIQSCMYVVCLLCSATLNILFVGRYVYVSGKWEVGWSRRAAEEAEAVAAVSCSGHGRAYLDGLVVDGSPVCECNTCFGGPDCSQFSASCVADVDSGDPLFLEPFWMQHAASSALLVAGWHRMSYSFHDHSLISKELEELIRKLHAIVGNANTTGRFIVFGAGSIQLLNAAVHALSPHDSSAPAKVVATIPFYPVYKSQTDFFRSVDFQFVGDTSLWKNTSDTTSNLIEFVTAPNNPDGKLNKAVLQGPSAKPIYDHAYYWPHFTPIPAPADEDLMIFTISKLTGHAGSRFGWALIKDKDVYEKMSNYMSLNVDGVSRDTQLRALKLLKVVTRGRGREIFEFGYKTMKDRWEKLNRALLMSRRFSVQESSPQYCTFSGKVKIPSPAYAWLKCEKEEDKECYRVLKKAGIMGRNGTLFSANSSYVRLSLIKTQDDYDILLHRINKLVGEENGGKSSMRRMNQPSVDFSWLITYFGHQLEYV; this is translated from the exons ATGGGTAAGATCCAAAGCTGCATGTATGTTGTGTGTTTGCTGTGTTCTGCGACTCTTAACATACTTTTTGTGGGGAGATATGTGTATGTGAGTGGGAAGTGGGAGGTGGGTTGGAGCAGAAGGGCAGCAGAAGAAGCAGAAGCAGTGGCAGCAGTGTCATGCTCAGGCCATGGAAGAGCATACTTGGATGGTTTGGTTGTTGATGGAAGCCCTGTTTGTGAGTGCAACACCTGCTTTGGAGGCCCTGATTGCTCCCAATTTTCAGCTTCTTGTGTTGCAGATGTTGACAG CGGCGATCCACTGTTCTTGGAGCCCTTTTGGATGCAGCATGCAGCAAGCAGTGCGCTATTAGTAGCAGGTTGGCATCGAATGAGCTATTCATTCCATGACCATTCCTTAATCTCAAAAGAACTAGAGGAGCTCATCCGCAAGCTACATGCTATTGTTGGAAATGCTAACACAACAGGCAGATTCATTGTTTTTGGGGCCGGCTCTATCCAGCTCCTCAATGCTGCAGTTCATGCCCTCTCACCCCATGATTCATCTGCTCCAGCTAAAGTTGTTGCCACAATCCCCTTTTACCCG GTTTATAAATCACAAACAGACTTCTTTCGATCAGTGGACTTCCAGTTTGTAGGTGACACATCCTTGTGGAAGAACACTTCAGATACCACTTCCAATCTCATCGAGTTTGTGACTGCACCCAATAATCCTGATGGAAAGTTGAATAAGGCAGTTCTTCAAGGCCCTTCTGCTAAACCGATTTATgatcatgcctactattggccGCATTTCACACCAATTCCAGCTCCTGCAGATGAAGACCTCATGATTTTTACCATTTCTAAGCTTACTGGTCATGCTGGGAGTAGATTCGG GTGGGCATTGATAAAGGATAAGGATGTGTACGAGAAAATGTCAAATTATATGAGTTTGAACGTTGATGGTGTTTCCCGGGACACTCAGTTAAGAGCTTTGAAGCTTTTAAAAGTAGTGACTCGAGGGAGAGGAAGAGAAATATTCGAATTCGGTTACAAAACAATGAAAGACCGGTGGGAAAAATTGAACAGGGCCTTGCTGATGTCCAGACGTTTCTCTGTCCAGGAAAGTTCACCGCAATACTGCACTTTTTCTGGCAAAGTTAAGATACCTTCTCCAG CTTATGCATGGCTGAAGTGcgagaaagaagaagataaagagTGTTACAGAGTCCTGAAAAAGGCTGGCATCATGGGGCGTAATGGTACTTTGTTTAGTGCTAATAGTAGCTATGTTCGGCTCAGCCTCATCAAGACCCAAGATGACTATGATATATTGCTGCACCGAATCAATAAGTTAGTTGGTGAGGAAAATGGCGGTAAAAGTAGCATGCGAAGAATGAATCAACCGTCAGTTGATTTCAGCTGGTTGATCACATATTTCGGGCATCAGTTGGAGTATGTGTGA